From the Capnocytophaga sp. oral taxon 878 genome, the window AGAGCCTCATCGTTATAGTTTATCCACGATTGTAGGATAGTGTCAGCCAAATTAATGAGGCGATCTTTATCACCACGCAAGCGTAATACGGATATAGGCCAATTTACTATACCAGCTTTTATATCTTCAAAACCTTTGAAGGTTACCCATTCTTTTATAGTAGCCTTTTCCATTGGGAATATATGTCGTCCTCCTTGGAAATGGTCGTGGGAAAGGATGGATCCTCCTACAATAGGTAGGTCGGCATTAGAGCTCAAGAAATAATGAGGAAATAAAGCTACAAAGCCTAATATATGCTCAAAGCAAGCTCTATCTATTTTCATAGGGCGATGGTTGCCTGAGAAAACGATGCAATGCTCATTGTAATAGATGTATGGCGAATACTGGAAATACCAATCTTCATTAGCTAAATCAAGCTTAATGGTGCGCAAATTTTGCCTTCCGGCATGATTTACGCGTCCCATATAACCTTCATTCTCTTTGCAAAGCAAGCACTTGGGGTAGTTAGTAGCAACTACATCACGTTGGGCTGCAATATCGCGAGGGTCTTTCTCTGGTTTAGAAAGATTGATGGTAATTTCTAAGTTACCATATTGGCAATAGTGTTCCCAACCAAAGTTTTTAGCAATTCTATCGGTACGTATATAGTTGCTTTGCTTGTTTAGCTCATAAAACTGATTAGTAGCTTTCTCACGATCGGTTTGGTAGGTTTGCCAAAAGTTATTGCGAATAGCTGAAGTGCGAGGCAGTACCTGTCCCATAATTTTAGAGTTCAGCAAATCGCGGAAAGTAAGAGTATCGGTAGTGAGTGTACCGTTTTTGGCTGCCCATTCTACTAAGTTATCAAGTACTTCGGTGGGATAGATGATTTTGGCAGCTTCTTTTTCTATATGTATTTTTTCTTCTTTTGTAAATTCGGCATAGCTATCACAACCAATACACTCAAGTACCGTATTGGTAACCAATATGCGGTCGTCATCGCTTACCAAGCTGTGCTGTACGGCATAACTAATAAGTTTTTCTACTTCAGAATAGATAGACTCCTTCACAATTAATAATTATCAATTAACAAATAAAACTATTTAGTACGAAACTTATAAATGGTTTCGTGTTTATATACTTCTCCCTTTTCTAATGGTTTTACACCAAACTTAGGTTGGTTAATACCATCAGGGAAATCTTGCATTTCGATAGCTACCCCTACAAAACGTGGGTTTTTAGTAGGTTTTTCTTTAGGAGTACATACTTTGTCAAATACAAGAACCTCATCTAAGAAATTACCAGTGTAGACAACAGCTACGCGCTGCGTAGTATAGGCTTCCATAGTAATGCCACTATGGGGTGAGTGTAATACTAACTGAGGTGCTCCACTAAGCCCACTATGATTGAGCACAAAAGGATGGTCATAAGCACGTGTAATTTCGAACTGAGGGTGTCCTTCAGCTATGCCTTCAGCTATTACTTTACCTTTGCGAAGATCAAAAGTAGTTCCTTCAACAGCAAGGTAGTTACCAGTAGGGATAAGTCCTTCAGCTAGCTCGCAAATGTTATCAGCTTCTATTTTTAATACTTGTGCATCGCCATTTACTTCCATATCACCAGCAAGGTTAAAATAACTATGGTTAGTGATATTAAGATAAGTTTTAGCATCAGCAATAGCTTCATAAGCAATGTGCAAGCTGTTATCATCAGTAATGGTATATATTACTTTGAAATTGACAGTTGCAGGGTAGCCTTCTTCACCATCAGGACTGATATAGAGCATCTCCAAACCATTAGGTAACTCTTTTACGCTGAAAATCTTACTACTAAAGCCTTCTTTACCACCATGCAATGAGTTTTCTCCATTGTTTTTAAATAGATGATAGGTTTTTCCGTCAATAGTAAAAGCAGCATTGTGTATCCGCCCTGAAGTACGCCCTATAGTAGCCCCATTGTAAGCACCATTACCTACATAATCTTCCCAATTTTTGTACCCTAATACTACATTTTTTAGTGTACCATGTTTGTCTTTCACGGCTATTTGGGTAATAGTACCACCTAAGTTCAATACAGATACGCTA encodes:
- a CDS encoding aldose epimerase family protein, with the translated sequence MININKSLSGTHNGQAVYEYTLQNANGFSVSVLNLGGTITQIAVKDKHGTLKNVVLGYKNWEDYVGNGAYNGATIGRTSGRIHNAAFTIDGKTYHLFKNNGENSLHGGKEGFSSKIFSVKELPNGLEMLYISPDGEEGYPATVNFKVIYTITDDNSLHIAYEAIADAKTYLNITNHSYFNLAGDMEVNGDAQVLKIEADNICELAEGLIPTGNYLAVEGTTFDLRKGKVIAEGIAEGHPQFEITRAYDHPFVLNHSGLSGAPQLVLHSPHSGITMEAYTTQRVAVVYTGNFLDEVLVFDKVCTPKEKPTKNPRFVGVAIEMQDFPDGINQPKFGVKPLEKGEVYKHETIYKFRTK
- a CDS encoding UDP-glucose--hexose-1-phosphate uridylyltransferase; protein product: MKESIYSEVEKLISYAVQHSLVSDDDRILVTNTVLECIGCDSYAEFTKEEKIHIEKEAAKIIYPTEVLDNLVEWAAKNGTLTTDTLTFRDLLNSKIMGQVLPRTSAIRNNFWQTYQTDREKATNQFYELNKQSNYIRTDRIAKNFGWEHYCQYGNLEITINLSKPEKDPRDIAAQRDVVATNYPKCLLCKENEGYMGRVNHAGRQNLRTIKLDLANEDWYFQYSPYIYYNEHCIVFSGNHRPMKIDRACFEHILGFVALFPHYFLSSNADLPIVGGSILSHDHFQGGRHIFPMEKATIKEWVTFKGFEDIKAGIVNWPISVLRLRGDKDRLINLADTILQSWINYNDEALGIISHSKGVRHNTINPVARFKDGQYELDLALRNNRTDAQHPMGIFHPYEHLHNIKKENIGIIEVMGLAILPGRLKSEMASIKTLLSEAIQAGNNFADVYKKMEADTTLQKHTQWLQRYINSTDTHLTINGLDSFIERIIGDTFCEVLEHCGVFKNTPEGDKGFKRFIDQVNK